In the Stakelama saccharophila genome, CGAGCTGCGATGATGTTCCAGGCCGATTCCGCCGAGATAGTCGGAGATGGTCAGCAGGAATTCGTACTGGTCGTAATGCTGCGCGCCGAACAGCTTGACCGCCTGCTCGACCAGATTCTTGTGCTTCTGGATCTGCTCCGGCGCCGCTTCCAGCTCCTCGGGGCTGTCGGCGACGACGTTCAGGTCGACCTTCGGCGACAATTCCCACTGTTTGTAATATTCGCCGGCGATCACGGGCGAATCGACCAGCACCTGATAATTGGTCTTCTGGTAGGTGTAGGTCGAACCGCGGTCGTTGGCGGGCAGGCCCGAAACCGCCGTCCACCCTTCGGGATATTTCACCGTCGCCTGTACCGGGATGCCGCGCACATAATAGCCGGCCGGGTAGAGCGTCATCTTGTCGAATTGCAGCGATAGCATCTCCGGCGTCATCATGATGCGCCCCTGGTTCGATGCGGTCGGCGACAGGAACTTGAAGCGCACCTTGAGTTCGCGCGCACCCTCCGGCACGTCGAGGTGGTAGGCGGCGACGTCGACATCGTCGCGCGTCCACGGCACTTCCTTGCCGTTCGCGGTGATGTGCAGATCGGCGATTTTCTCGACCGGCCCGGTCGGCGAATGGTGGCCCGGAATCCACAGCGGATAGAGCAGTGTGAACGGCCCCGACTGCGTCACGGGAATGGTCTGTTCGACGCTGAAGATACCCTGGCGCGTGTTGGTCGCGTCGATGTCGATATCGATCGTGCCGGGATAGGGGATATCGCGCGCGGCGGGAATCGTGTCGGTGAAGGGAACCGGGTTGGGTTTCGAGATCTGCTGCGCGTTGGCGGCTGTGGAGGCAAGAAGCAGGGTAGCGAACGCGAAGCGATGGATCATGAACCACGGTCCTTTGAAGCGATGGAAGGGTGCGAAATCGGGCTGAAGGTAATTTGCTACCCAGTTGAAGGCAGCGCGTCCAGTGTCGGGCGCCGGACCCGGCGAAAAGCGCTTCACGGCTTGCTTACCATTGGTCGATAGAGCGGGCGCCATGTTCCACGATCTCGCGCTCGCCCGTCGAACGGCCGCCGATCCCCGTCCGCGTTCGGCCACGAGTACCGGCACCGGTCTCGTCGGCATCGCCGGCCTGCTCGTCTGGACGACGATCGCGACATATTACGGCATGGACGGACCCTATGCCGCGCTGGTGAATGTCGCTGCCTGCGGATTGCCGATGGTCGTGTGGTCGATCCTTGTCGACAAGGTGCATCGCCGGCCCTCCACCGGCATCGACTGGCATGCCCCGCGGAAGTGGCGCGAGACGATCGACATCAGCATGGTGAAGATCGCAGGCCTGTGGCTGACCTGGGCCGGGATCGCCGGCATCTACGCCGTGTCGCGCTTCTACTGGAGCTTCGAATGGGGCGCTTTCCCCTTCGCGATGTGGTGTTTCGAGCGCGCGGCGCCGGTGCTCGTCATCCTGTCCGTTCCCTATATCGTCTGGCTCGACCGCTATCTGGTGGCGCCGCGCGACGGCTGCTGGGCGCTCGGCGCGTGGATCCTGGGGCTGAAGCAGCCGATCGTGCACGACGCGATCTACAACCATCTGCGCTGTTGGGCGGTGAAGGCCTTCTTCCTCGCCTTCATGCTCGCGATCGTGCCGCCGGGTTTCGGCAATTTCGTGCGCGGTGATGTCGCCGGCATGTGGCGCGACCCGGTTGCGCTGTCCAACTGGCTGATCACGTTCATGTTTTCCATCGACGTCGCCTTCGCGACGGTCGGCTACATGCTGACGATGAAGCCGCTCGACGCGCATATCCGCACCGCCAATCCCTATGCCGCCGCCTGGATGGCAGCGCTCATCTGCTATCCGCCCTTCACCCTGATGGGCGAGGGCGAGCCGCTCGACTATCATCCCGGCACGTCGGACTGGACGCACTGGTTCGCGGGCCATCCCGTCTTGCTTGCGGCAGTCGGTGCGACCCTGGTTGCGCTGACGGCGATCTATGCCTGGGCCACGGTCGCGTTCGGCCTGCGCTTTTCCAACCTCACCCACCGCGGCATCATCACCAACGGACCCTATGCGCTGTCGCGCCACCCGGCCTATCTGTCCAAGAACCTGTTCTGGCTGCTGTCGACCATTCCCGTGCTGACGCTGGGAAGCTGGACCGACGCGGTGCGCGCCACCGTGCTGATGGGCGTCGTCGCCGGGGTCTATTACTGGCGCGCCCGCACCGAGGAGCGGCATCTGCTCGCCGACCCGGACTATCGCGCTTATTGGGACTGGATGGAGCGCAACGGCCCCGTCCCGCGCCTGTTCGCCTGGATGAAGGGCGAACCGCGCATGCCGGCCTCGCCCACTACCGGCGCCTAGGAACAAGGCTCTGGAGCGGATCGCGGTCAGCTAAGGCTACCCGTCCCCGATCGTGCTGAGCCTGTCGAAGCACCGTCCTGTTTTCTTCCCGACAGAGAAAGACAGTCCTTCGACAGGCTCAGGACCAACGGGTCTGCGCGATCACAAGCCGTTCTAGAAGCGCGTTTCCGCATAGATGCGGCAGACATCGCCCTGCCATTCGCCGGCATAGTGATCTAGCAGCACCTGCGCCGGCACCTTGCCGCTGCGCACGATTTCGCGCAGCGGATCGAGAAAACCGCTTTCATTGTCGCCCGACGCGTTCAGCCGGCCCCGCGCGGTCAACCCGGCATTGGCGATGTCGAGCAGTTCCGGCGCCAGGTCGCGCAAGATACGCCCACCCGGCACCGGCGCGTCCAGCCCGTGCTTCGGCACCGCGTCGCGCAGCGCCTGTCGTTCCTCCAGCGTCCAATGCTTGACGAGGTCCCACGCCGCATCGAGCGCCGTGCCGTCATAGAGCAGGCCGACCCACAGGGCCGGAAGCGCGCAGATCCGGCCCCACGGCCCGCCATCGGCCCCGCGCATCTCCAGGAAGGTCTTGAGCCGCACCTCGGGGAAAGCGGTCGAAAGATGATCCGCCCAGTCTTCCATCGTCGGCTTCTCGCCGGGCAGGACCGACAGCTCGCCATTCAGGAAGTCGCGGAAGCTGAGGCCGGCGGCGTCGATATATTTGCCGTCGCGATAGACGAAGTACATCGGCACATCGAGCGCATAGTCGGCATAGCGTTCATAGCCGAAACCGTCCTCGAACACGAAGGGCAGCATGCCGGTGCGCATGGGATCGGTGTCCGACCAGATATGGCTGCGATAGGAAAGGAAGCCGTTGGGCTTGCGCTCGGTGAAGGGCGAATTGGCGAACAGCGCGGTTGCCAGCGGTTGGAGGGCGAGGCCGACGCGGAATTTCTTGCGCATGTCGGCTTCGGATTCGTAATCGAGATTGACCTGGATGGTGCAGGTCCTGAGCATCATGTCGAGGCCGAGGCCGCCCACCTTCGGCATGTGGCCGGCCATGATGCCGTAGCGGCCCTTGGGCATCATCGGCAGGTCCGCACGCGCCTTGTCCGGCCACATGCCCAGCCCCAGAAAGCCGAGGCCCAGCTTTTCGCCCACCGCCTTCACCTGCTTCAGGTGGCGATCCGCCTCCGCACAGGTTTCGTGGATGTTTTCCAGCGGCGCGCCCGACAGCTCTAGCTGGCCCGCCGGTTCCAGGCTGATCGTGCCGTCCGGGCCGGACAGCGCGATCACCTTGCCGCCCTCCTCGACCGGCTGCCAGCCGAATTCGGTCAGCCCGAGCAGCAGGTCGCGAACCCCGCCGGGCTCTTCCCAGGACGGGGCGCGGAGATCGCCGAGCCTGTAGACGAATTTCTCGTGCTCGGTGCCGATCCGCCAGCGTTCGGCCGGCTTTTCGCCCTCCGCGAAATAGGAAACGAGCTGAGCACGATCCTCGATCGCGACAGCGTTGCTGTTCGAAACGGTTTTCGTGCTCATGGCGCGCCATGTAGCGGCGAGCCGGCCCCGGCGCCAGTACCCCCTTACCAATCGCCGGCCGTCGCCATCCAGACCGCCATGGCCGCCGCCGCCGCCGTATCGGCGCGCAGGATGCGGGGGCCAAGGCCGATACCCACCGCCTGCTCCAGCGCGCGGATCGCCTCTCGCTCGGCATCGTCGAAGCCGCCTTCCGGACCGATCAGCAGTGCCGCCGGGCCGGGATGGGCGGCCATGGCCCGGGCCGCCGGTACGCCGCCGCCCTCGTCGGCGAAGAACAGCGTTCGCTCGGTCGGCCAGTCGGCAAGCAGCGCGGCGAGCTTCACCGGCTGGCAAAGGTGCGGCAGCGCCGTCCGGCCGCATTGCTCCGCCGCCTCCACCATATGCGCCCGCAGCCGGTCGACCTTCACCTTGTCGACCACCGTGCGCCGGGTAAGCACCGGCACGATGCGGGCCGCACCCAGTTCGCAGGCCTTTTCCACCATCCAGTCGATCCGGCCCTTCTTGATCGGCGACAGGCACAGCCAGAAATCCGGCACCGTCTCGCGATCGCGCAAATGCTCCGTCACTTCCAGCGTCAGGTCGCGCTTGCGCACCTCGCGCGCGGTGGCGAGCCATTCGCCCGTCACGTCGTCGCACAGCTTGACCGGGTCGCCCTCGGCCGTGCGCATGACGGAAATCAGATAATGCGCCTGCGCGGCATCGATCTTGAGCACATGGCCGCGCGCCAGCGGATCGGCAACGAACAGGCGCGGCGTCGATTGCGGGGGCCAGGCGGGCGTTGCGACCATGCACGCTGCTTAGAGGGTTGGAAGCGGGGCGTCATCTCCCCTCCCCTTCAGGATGCCTCTGCGAAATCCATTCTCGTCTCCCCGGCGGAGGCCGGGTCCACCGAGCCGCTTAGCTTAAGCGTTTGATATTTCAGCCAAGTGAATGCTGAAACACGTTCAGCATGACGAAAGAGGCTTCCGTTTCGCGCCTTTCGGAAAGGCATCCATTCAGGGGAGGCAGAGCCCTTCACGCGCCGATCAGGTGCAGCGCCACCCGCCGGTGATGCGGCGCGCGGCGATGTTCGAACAGATAGATGCCCTGCCATGTGCCGAGCACGGTGCGACCATCCGCCACCGGGATCGAAAGGCTCGTCGCCGTCAGCGCCGAACGCAGATGCGCCGGCATGTCGTCGGGGCCTTCGTCGTCATGCTCGTAATGCTCGCTTTCCGGCGCGATGCGGGCGAAATAGGCCTCCAGGTCGCGGCGGGCGGCCGGGGCGGCGTTTTCCTGGATCAGCAGCGAGGCGGAGGTGTGGCGCACGAACAGGGTCAGCAGGCCCTGGACCATGCCGGTATCGCGCACCCACCGATCGACCCTGTCGGTGAATTCGACCAGGCCCTGCCCCGTCGTGGCGACGACGATTTCGGTTCCTGTCTGTCGCATGTGCTTTCCCCGTTCGTTTTGAGATACCTTGCCCGATGGCACCGACCGACGCTACGGCGCTGGCCATGACCAACACCACCACCGTCGGCGAGGAACGCCTCGCCCGCCGCATGGCCCGCGGCCGTGAATTCCTGGGCACCGACGTCGCCATTCTGGGCGGCGCCATGTCCTGGGTATCGGAACGCAATCTGGTGGCCGCGATATCCAATGCCGGCGGATTCGGCGTGATCGCCTGTGGCGCCATGACGCCGGACCTGCTCGATGCGGAGATTGCCGGTACGAAGGAGCGCACGTCGAAGCCGTTCGGCGTCAACCTGATTACGATGCACCCGCAGCTTTTCGATCTGATCGAGGTATGCAAGCGCCACGGTGTCGGCCATGTCGTCCTTGCCGGCGGCCTGCCGCCCAAGGGGTCGATCGAGGCGATCAAGAGCACCGGCGCGAAGCTGATCTGTTTTGCTCCCGCGCTGATCATGGCGAAAAGGC is a window encoding:
- a CDS encoding secondary thiamine-phosphate synthase enzyme YjbQ, which translates into the protein MRQTGTEIVVATTGQGLVEFTDRVDRWVRDTGMVQGLLTLFVRHTSASLLIQENAAPAARRDLEAYFARIAPESEHYEHDDEGPDDMPAHLRSALTATSLSIPVADGRTVLGTWQGIYLFEHRRAPHHRRVALHLIGA
- a CDS encoding methyltransferase family protein; translation: MFHDLALARRTAADPRPRSATSTGTGLVGIAGLLVWTTIATYYGMDGPYAALVNVAACGLPMVVWSILVDKVHRRPSTGIDWHAPRKWRETIDISMVKIAGLWLTWAGIAGIYAVSRFYWSFEWGAFPFAMWCFERAAPVLVILSVPYIVWLDRYLVAPRDGCWALGAWILGLKQPIVHDAIYNHLRCWAVKAFFLAFMLAIVPPGFGNFVRGDVAGMWRDPVALSNWLITFMFSIDVAFATVGYMLTMKPLDAHIRTANPYAAAWMAALICYPPFTLMGEGEPLDYHPGTSDWTHWFAGHPVLLAAVGATLVALTAIYAWATVAFGLRFSNLTHRGIITNGPYALSRHPAYLSKNLFWLLSTIPVLTLGSWTDAVRATVLMGVVAGVYYWRARTEERHLLADPDYRAYWDWMERNGPVPRLFAWMKGEPRMPASPTTGA
- a CDS encoding 16S rRNA (uracil(1498)-N(3))-methyltransferase, producing the protein MVATPAWPPQSTPRLFVADPLARGHVLKIDAAQAHYLISVMRTAEGDPVKLCDDVTGEWLATAREVRKRDLTLEVTEHLRDRETVPDFWLCLSPIKKGRIDWMVEKACELGAARIVPVLTRRTVVDKVKVDRLRAHMVEAAEQCGRTALPHLCQPVKLAALLADWPTERTLFFADEGGGVPAARAMAAHPGPAALLIGPEGGFDDAEREAIRALEQAVGIGLGPRILRADTAAAAAMAVWMATAGDW
- a CDS encoding glutamate--cysteine ligase translates to MSTKTVSNSNAVAIEDRAQLVSYFAEGEKPAERWRIGTEHEKFVYRLGDLRAPSWEEPGGVRDLLLGLTEFGWQPVEEGGKVIALSGPDGTISLEPAGQLELSGAPLENIHETCAEADRHLKQVKAVGEKLGLGFLGLGMWPDKARADLPMMPKGRYGIMAGHMPKVGGLGLDMMLRTCTIQVNLDYESEADMRKKFRVGLALQPLATALFANSPFTERKPNGFLSYRSHIWSDTDPMRTGMLPFVFEDGFGYERYADYALDVPMYFVYRDGKYIDAAGLSFRDFLNGELSVLPGEKPTMEDWADHLSTAFPEVRLKTFLEMRGADGGPWGRICALPALWVGLLYDGTALDAAWDLVKHWTLEERQALRDAVPKHGLDAPVPGGRILRDLAPELLDIANAGLTARGRLNASGDNESGFLDPLREIVRSGKVPAQVLLDHYAGEWQGDVCRIYAETRF